In the genome of Colletes latitarsis isolate SP2378_abdomen chromosome 9, iyColLati1, whole genome shotgun sequence, one region contains:
- the LOC143345611 gene encoding uncharacterized protein LOC143345611 — MPQAMPETAISPKSPCSRSASTSYREERFRFFVEKRLPRCVRHKFHTYSQLPVRCQRPSPYYRPPRTSFRLAGLGTINCTSSINTAKSCPENATCGSMFRVIGTPPCKKSLSLIDLSQSVMEVENADLRSDSSSTLEKLEEGHKIYAGNDNGIGSGIKTWMDGFASSESEEGGSQFFKNPRKAASLVFHVLVLNAWRRRRSEVLYLRDTIDDLNQEIKHLHLQIFVLRRLIDTENNRVGKLTHEAQYVKEQLDETTRERNSLKTEKEKMAEEMTRLSAVSEERLVTAENVRNELLTAQNQVRVFDEQITRDREKLLKLREDKRLLLEKVTICETLVTEQEARAEKANSAIEELQLRLAKQIGLTESSQQQIQRYIKEVKIKEDEKLKLEKRLKMSEDTVKSLNLRTVVLEARLSDRETALCRVEELCNSQQVEVNELRERLIRQTEDSRWSSRMLQIAGTVARVPGVILRTLLSTTSPALTS; from the exons ATGCCGCAAGCGATGCCAGAAACTGCGATCTCGCCGAAAAGTCCGTGCTCCCGGAGCGCATCGACCAGCTACAGGGAGGAGCGTTTCCGCTTTTTTGTGGAAAAGAGGCTGCCACGATGCGTACGACATAAATTTCACACGTACTCCCAGCTTCCCGTAAGATGTCAGAGACCTAGCCCGTATTACCGTCCGCCGAGGACCTCCTTCAGACTAGCTGGCCTCGGAACGATCAATTGCACGTCCTCGATAAACACGGCGAAAAGTTGCCCGGAAAATGCCACGTGTGGTTCGATGTTTCGCGTGATCGGTACGCCCCCCTGCAAGAAGAGCTTATCCTTGATCGATCTCTCGCAGTCGGTAATGGAGGTAGAGAATGCTGACCTTAG GTCGGACAGTAGTTCGACGTTGGAGAAGCTGGAGGAGGGGCACAAAATTTACGCGGGAAACGACAATGGTATAGGATCGGGTATAAAAACTTGGATGGACGGTTTCGCGTCGTCGGAGTCCGAGGAGGGGGGCTCGCAGTTCTTTAAAAACCCAAGGAAAGCAGCGAGCTTGGTGTTCCACGTGCTCGTGCTGAACGCCTGGAGGCGTAGACGCAGCGAAGTGCTCTATCTTCGCGATACGATCGACGATCTGAACCAGGAAATCAAACACCTGCATTTGCAGATATTCGTGCTCCGTCGGTTGATCGACACTGAGAACAATCGTGTCGGTAAACTGACGCACGAAGCCCAATATGTTAAGGAGCAACTTGACGAAACGACGAGAGAAAGGAACTCGCTGAAGACG GAAAAGGAGAAGATGGCGGAGGAGATGACGCGTCTGAGCGCGGTCTCGGAGGAGAGGCTGGTCACGGCAGAGAACGTGCGAAACGAGCTGCTAACCGCGCAAAATCAGGTCCGTGTGTTCGACGAACAGATCACGAGGGACCGGGAGAAGCTGTTGAAGTTACGAGAAGACAAAAGATTACTTCTGGAAAAG GTGACGATCTGCGAGACGTTGGTCACGGAACAAGAGGCTAGAGCAGAGAAGGCGAACTCGGCCATAGAAGAGTTGCAATTGAGGCTAGCTAAACAGATCGGCCTCACCGAGTCTTCGCAGCAACAGATTCAACGATACATCAA GGAAGTGAAAATTAAGGAAGACGAGAAGCTAAAATTGGAAAAACGCTTGAAAATGAGCGAAGACACGGTGAAATCCTTAAACTTACGCACAGTGGTCCTAGAAGCGCGGCTGTCCGATCGTGAAACAGCCTTGTGTCGTGTGGAGGAACTATGCAATTCGCAGCA AGTGGAAGTGAACGAGTTGAGGGAACGTCTGATACGGCAAACTGAAGATAGCAGGTGGAGTAGCAGAATGTTGCAAATCGCTGGCACCGTTGCCCGCGTACCGGGGGTCATTTTGCGTACTTTGTTGTCAACCACGAGTCCAGCATTGACTTCTTAA
- the Dl gene encoding dorsal isoform X1, whose translation MYKPLIGMEQFHGLSDGNINISDVIEVIQTTDPGFVESSGREDQQPVEMNTDRLLPYVEIIEQPASKALRFRYECEGRSAGSIPGVNSTPENKTFPSIRIVGYKGRAVVVVSCVTKDQPHRPHPHNLVGKEACKRGVCTVEVSSENMTVTFANLGIQCVKKKDIEEALRIREEIRVDPFRTGFEHKRQPTSIDLNAVRLCFQVFLQGSQKAKFNVPLPPVVSDPIFDKKAMSDLVICKLSHCSASVAGGMEMILLCEKVAKEDIQVRFFEEKDGQVIWEGFGDFQPTHVHKQTAIAFRTPTYRIQQVEQPVQVFIQLRRPSDGVASEPLPFEMLPLGAGRPAFWSLRRAFARKKTDYSTFGKILATESALLSNIAPKYPRNIDEFNNNNNNNFDIKQSNNKISALRALNDLYNVKNTLDSCNGSTEISRNTAQSADHLKNTIIDYENNEVPIHTGKCTEDEQINRIYKIDGNLVDKETVSTNSGTLTHAKSDTVANNANVLKNSQLPKNKSDWFDYSEVGKWVQKGQLCLKEKNNEADFKTETDDCNKSFNELLTQVAELDQIYADTHAKLVQATFEQSPTDQPMDIDVCDNQTYTSLQMAMKNPVEFIDVPVERKYEDVSIPKIDLHRSCPSPPVTTKRDGTQETEERLPPLPPKRIRKMPSMPLLPRPISSQTAPESFIEAPNKNLPSLPGTLPKSSKQGLFSKLFAKKIKKDKDSISNVSKDSNTLLNAPGNVSYLTRNNMPDASLLQNPRPSATSTTSVKSLRLEGDETPPYGMELTEAEHYALYTAMAPHATASEFDEMSFYYSPVEGGKIFSEKKET comes from the exons ATGTACAAACCACTAATAGGCATGGAGCAATTCCATGGTTTGAGCGatggaaatataaatataagcgATGTCA TTGAAGTCATCCAAACTACCGATCCTGGATTTGTGGAGTCTAGTGGAAGAGAGGATCAACAGCCAGTGGAGATGAATACCGACAGGCTATTGCCATACGTCGAAATAATTGAACAGCCAGCTAGCAAAGCTTTACGTTTTCGCTATGAGTGTGAAGGCAGATCTGCCGGTAGCATACCTGGTGTAAATAGTACACCGGAAAACAAAACATTTCCTAGCATAAGA ATAGTGGGGTACAAAGGCCGTGCTGTAGTTGTAGTGTCATGCGTGACAAAAGATCAACCGCACAGACCTCATCCTCACAACCTTGTTGGAAAGGAAGCTTGTAAACGCGGTGTCTGTACAGTAGAAGTTTCATCCGAAAATATGACAGTCACGTTTGCCAATCTTGGTATCCAATGTGTGAAAAAAAAGGACATTGAAGAGGCACTTAGAATACGAGAAGAAATTCGTGTAGATCCTTTTCGAA CTGGCTTCGAACATAAGAGACAGCCCACTAGCATTGATTTAAATGCAGTGAGATTATGTTTTCAAGTTTTTCTGCAAGGATCACAGAAAGCAAAATTCAATGTACCGTTACCGCCAGTCGTATCCGATCCTATATTTGATAAAA AGGCAATGTCGGATCTTGTGATATGCAAGCTCAGTCACTGCAGCGCTTCGGTCGCTGGTGGTATGGAAATGATTTTATTATGCGAAAAAGTTGCGAAAGAAGATATACAAGTTAGATTTTTCGAGGAAAAGGACGGCCAAGTGATTTGGGAAGGATTTGGTGACTTTCAGCCTACTCATGTACATAAACAA ACTGCAATCGCGTTCAGAACACCTACCTACCGCATTCAACAAGTAGAGCAGCCAGTGCAAGTCTTCATTCAGCTTAGAAGACCATCGGATGGTGTAGCGAGCGAACCGCTACCGTTTGAGATGTTACCACTTGGTGCAGGTAGGCCTGCTTTCTGGTCATTACGGAGAGCATTTGCCAGGAAAAAGACAGATTATAGCACGTTTGGTAAAATTTTAGCCACCGAATCGGCATTGCTATCGAACATTGCACCAAAATATCCACGTAATATCGATGaatttaataataacaataacaataattttgatataaaacagtctaacaataAAATTTCCGCATTGCGCGCTTTAAATGACTTATATAACGTGAAAAATACATTAGATTCTTGCAACGGGAGTACCGAGATCAGTCGAAATACCGCACAAAGTGCAGATCACTTAAAGAACACTATAATAGATTACGAGAATAACGAGGTACCGATCCATACAGGGAAATGCACAGAAGACGAACAAATAAATAGAATATATAAAATTGACGGTAACCTCGTAGATAAAGAAACAGTCAGCACTAATTCAGGGACTTTAACTCACGCTAAATCTGATACCGTTGCTAACAATGCAAACGTATTGAAAAACTCGCAACTTCCTAAAAATAAGTCCGACTGGTTCGATTACTCCGAAGTAGGTAAATGGGTACAAAAGGGTCAGTTGTGCCTCAAAGAGAAAAATAACGAGGCGGACTTTAAAACCGAGACTGACGATTGCAATAAGTCGTTTAATGAATTATTGACCCAAGTAGCCGAGCTGGATCAGATTTACGCCGATACACACGCAAAGTTAGTACAGGCGACCTTTGAGCAGAGTCCGACCGATCAGCCAATGGATATCGACGTTTGCGATAATCAGACTTACACTAGTCTGCAAATGGCTATGAAAAATCCTGTAGAGTTTATAGATGTGCCGGTCGAAAGAAAGTATGAAGATGTATCTATACCAAAGATAGATCTACATCGTTCTTGTCCTTCGCCTCCGGTGACTACCAAGAGAGATGGAACGCAAGAAACGGAGGAGAGATTGCCGCCTTTGCCTCCTAaacgtatccgaaaaatgccttCCATGCCTCTTTTACCTCGCCCTATATCCTCTCAGACAGCCCCCGAGTCATTTATCGAAGCACCAAACAAAAATTTACCTTCCTTACCTGGTACACTGCCCAAGAGCTCGAAGCAAGGTCTTTTCTCAAAATTGTTCGCtaagaaaataaagaaagatAAAGACTCTATTTCAAACGTGTCCAAGGACAGCAATACTTTGCTGAATGCGCCAGGAAATGTTTCATATCTAACAAGGAACAATATGCCGGATGCATCATTGTTGCAGAATCCAAGACCTAGCGCTACAAGTACCACTAGCGTTAAGTCTCTTAGATTAGAGGGTGACGAGACACCGCCTTACGGAATGGAGTTAACAGAGGCTGAACATTATGCATTGTATACCGCAATGGCGCCGCATGCAACGGCATCCGAATTCGACGAAATGTCTTTCTACTATAGTCCCGTGGAAGGCGGAAAGATATTTtcagaaaagaaagaaacataA
- the Dl gene encoding dorsal isoform X2, producing the protein MYKPLIGMEQFHGLSDGNINISDVIEVIQTTDPGFVESSGREDQQPVEMNTDRLLPYVEIIEQPASKALRFRYECEGRSAGSIPGVNSTPENKTFPSIRIVGYKGRAVVVVSCVTKDQPHRPHPHNLVGKEACKRGVCTVEVSSENMTVTFANLGIQCVKKKDIEEALRIREEIRVDPFRTGFEHKRQPTSIDLNAVRLCFQVFLQGSQKAKFNVPLPPVVSDPIFDKKAMSDLVICKLSHCSASVAGGMEMILLCEKVAKEDIQVRFFEEKDGQVIWEGFGDFQPTHVHKQTAIAFRTPTYRIQQVEQPVQVFIQLRRPSDGVASEPLPFEMLPLGADDPDSLRRKRQKFNNSPNTLVLRHVQAEAEKHAAMLNQPIQYDFNIIKPEPMERISPYGGAVASGGSFPLYSIGTTSPQSQSTMQTLRPQVSPGRTPSPMEYRYNAPLVHPQLSPQYQPTNSHVMQPPSTGTQIQQQYLYVHNTLHAQSQEQLILNNVISNYQDGLQTLNDTAGGIEATDATSVLDMDSQQYSFDSSLNQLDSAELAAFGTALSENLSSGLSISDTNKPGTSKGANTEVSNVEESSNMTDSFTRITNSTIQELCTLNSMYKPRRQIDD; encoded by the exons ATGTACAAACCACTAATAGGCATGGAGCAATTCCATGGTTTGAGCGatggaaatataaatataagcgATGTCA TTGAAGTCATCCAAACTACCGATCCTGGATTTGTGGAGTCTAGTGGAAGAGAGGATCAACAGCCAGTGGAGATGAATACCGACAGGCTATTGCCATACGTCGAAATAATTGAACAGCCAGCTAGCAAAGCTTTACGTTTTCGCTATGAGTGTGAAGGCAGATCTGCCGGTAGCATACCTGGTGTAAATAGTACACCGGAAAACAAAACATTTCCTAGCATAAGA ATAGTGGGGTACAAAGGCCGTGCTGTAGTTGTAGTGTCATGCGTGACAAAAGATCAACCGCACAGACCTCATCCTCACAACCTTGTTGGAAAGGAAGCTTGTAAACGCGGTGTCTGTACAGTAGAAGTTTCATCCGAAAATATGACAGTCACGTTTGCCAATCTTGGTATCCAATGTGTGAAAAAAAAGGACATTGAAGAGGCACTTAGAATACGAGAAGAAATTCGTGTAGATCCTTTTCGAA CTGGCTTCGAACATAAGAGACAGCCCACTAGCATTGATTTAAATGCAGTGAGATTATGTTTTCAAGTTTTTCTGCAAGGATCACAGAAAGCAAAATTCAATGTACCGTTACCGCCAGTCGTATCCGATCCTATATTTGATAAAA AGGCAATGTCGGATCTTGTGATATGCAAGCTCAGTCACTGCAGCGCTTCGGTCGCTGGTGGTATGGAAATGATTTTATTATGCGAAAAAGTTGCGAAAGAAGATATACAAGTTAGATTTTTCGAGGAAAAGGACGGCCAAGTGATTTGGGAAGGATTTGGTGACTTTCAGCCTACTCATGTACATAAACAA ACTGCAATCGCGTTCAGAACACCTACCTACCGCATTCAACAAGTAGAGCAGCCAGTGCAAGTCTTCATTCAGCTTAGAAGACCATCGGATGGTGTAGCGAGCGAACCGCTACCGTTTGAGATGTTACCACTTGGTGCAG ATGATCCTGATTCGTTAAGGCGAAAGCGACAAAAGTTTAATAACAGTCCAAATACGCTAGTTTTGAGGCATGTACAGGCAGAAGCTGAAAAGC ACGCTGCCATGTTAAATCAACCGATTCAATACGATTTTAACATCATCAAACCAGAACCAATGGAGAGGATATCTCCGTATGGAGGTGCAGTCGCCAGTGGGGGGTCATTTCCATTGTACTCAATAGGAACAACTTCTCCACAGTCCCAGTCTACAATGCAGACTCTGAG GCCTCAGGTATCCCCTGGTCGCACACCATCGCCAATGGAATACAGATACAACGCGCCTCTCGTTCATCCCCAATTATCACCTCAGTATCAACCGACAAACAGTCACGTAATGCAACCGCCGTCAACGGGAACCCAAATTCAACAGCAATATTTATATGTACACAATACGTTACACGCACAATCGCAAGAACAATTAATATTAAACAATGTGATATCTAATTATCAAGATGGATTGCAAACGTTAAACGACACTG CAGGTGGAATAGAAGCAACAGATGCCACGAGCGTTTTAGATATGGACAGTCAACAGTATAGCTTCGACTCGAGTCTGAATCAACTCGATTCGGCGGAGCTTGCCGCTTTTGGTACTGCTCTATCTGAGAACTTATCCAGTGGATTGTCTATTTCGGACACTAACAAG CCTGGAACTAGTAAAGGAGCAAACACAGAGGTGAGCAATGTCGAAGAAAGCAGTAACATGACAGACAGTTTTACGAGAATTACTAACAGCACCATCCAAGAGCTGTGCACTTTAAATAGCATGTATAAACCGAGGCGGCAAATTGACGATTAA